The following coding sequences are from one Leptolyngbya sp. NIES-3755 window:
- a CDS encoding biotin/acetyl-CoA-carboxylase ligase (similar to AA sequence:cyanobase_aa:LBDG_13780), which translates to MWLIELGSCESTNTWALEHLSELHHGDVVFTRNQTAGRGQFDRIWLSSSSVLTASIMLELSIEQLSGFSLIAGLAVIYAIETLLPDQRGKLCLKWTNDIFAKGRKLSGVLCESRIRANHAQIVVGIGINCEAVPETVNNAISLQEISAYVPDREALLERLRVCLMQLCDRTVSELLPEIRVRDFLVGKCIVFDTGTEQLTGEATGIDQAGQLLIRVGDEVKPHRSGRVLAIHFD; encoded by the coding sequence GTGTGGTTAATTGAGCTAGGAAGCTGTGAAAGCACGAATACTTGGGCGTTAGAGCATCTTTCTGAGTTACATCATGGAGATGTCGTCTTTACGCGGAATCAGACGGCAGGACGGGGACAGTTCGATCGAATTTGGCTGTCTTCGTCGAGCGTTCTGACTGCGAGTATTATGCTCGAATTGTCGATCGAGCAATTATCAGGATTTAGTTTAATCGCTGGATTGGCAGTGATTTATGCGATCGAGACTTTGCTTCCGGATCAACGAGGTAAGCTGTGCCTGAAGTGGACGAATGATATTTTTGCGAAGGGTCGTAAACTTTCGGGTGTGCTGTGTGAGTCTCGGATTCGAGCAAATCACGCTCAAATTGTGGTTGGAATTGGCATCAATTGTGAAGCAGTTCCAGAGACCGTTAACAATGCCATTAGCTTGCAAGAGATTTCAGCGTATGTTCCCGATCGAGAAGCTTTGTTAGAGCGGCTTCGAGTTTGTTTAATGCAATTGTGCGATCGCACTGTTTCGGAACTGTTGCCGGAAATTCGAGTACGCGATTTTTTAGTAGGAAAGTGCATTGTATTCGACACTGGAACTGAGCAATTAACCGGAGAAGCAACCGGAATTGATCAAGCAGGACAACTCTTGATTCGAGTGGGTGATGAAGTCAAACCGCATCGATCGGGACGAGTTTTAGCGATTCATTTCGATTGA
- a CDS encoding multi-sensor signal transduction multi-kinase (similar to AA sequence:cyanobase_aa:Npun_F3830), with protein sequence MSQAVMKKIFDPFFTTKPVGSGTGLGLSIAYQIIVDKHQGQLTCHSTPDEGTAFVIEVPTQSK encoded by the coding sequence ATGTCTCAAGCAGTCATGAAGAAGATTTTTGATCCCTTTTTCACGACGAAACCTGTCGGAAGTGGAACCGGACTGGGACTCTCGATCGCTTACCAAATCATCGTGGATAAACATCAAGGACAGTTAACGTGTCACTCTACGCCCGATGAAGGGACAGCGTTTGTGATCGAAGTGCCAACTCAATCGAAATGA
- a CDS encoding base excision DNA repair protein, HhH-GPD family (similar to AA sequence:cyanobase_aa:LBDG_51460) gives MKKLPFEIDIVFDRVREAASTLPKAAMFELYEDGYTSLFEQLISCLISVRTYDEVSLPVSRRLFEQARTPEAIAQLTPEALGVLIRDCTYPEQKAQQIHAIANQIVENYAGELPADEAVLMSFKGIGVKCAHLALGIACKQPYISVDTHVHRITNRWGYIETKTPEKTTIALEAKLPKQYWIEINQLLVPFGKHICTGKRPHCSHCPVLNWCEQNIS, from the coding sequence ATGAAAAAACTTCCGTTTGAAATTGATATTGTGTTCGATCGAGTTCGCGAAGCAGCGAGTACCCTTCCGAAAGCTGCGATGTTTGAACTCTACGAAGATGGCTATACTTCGCTCTTTGAACAGTTAATTAGCTGTTTAATCTCAGTTAGAACATACGATGAAGTGAGCTTGCCTGTGTCGCGGCGATTGTTTGAACAAGCTCGAACTCCTGAAGCAATTGCACAACTTACTCCTGAAGCGCTCGGAGTCTTAATTCGCGACTGTACCTATCCAGAGCAAAAAGCACAGCAAATTCATGCGATCGCGAATCAAATTGTAGAGAACTATGCGGGAGAGCTACCCGCAGATGAAGCAGTGTTGATGAGCTTCAAAGGAATTGGGGTGAAATGTGCCCATCTTGCATTAGGAATTGCTTGTAAACAGCCCTACATCAGCGTTGATACTCATGTGCATCGGATTACGAATCGTTGGGGATACATCGAAACTAAAACACCCGAAAAAACAACGATCGCACTAGAAGCAAAACTGCCAAAACAATACTGGATTGAGATTAATCAACTCTTAGTTCCATTTGGAAAACATATCTGTACCGGAAAACGTCCGCATTGTTCACACTGTCCAGTTTTGAATTGGTGCGAACAGAACATTAGCTAA
- a CDS encoding crossover junction endodeoxyribonuclease RuvC (similar to AA sequence:cyanobase_aa:LBDG_51450), with amino-acid sequence MAIQMLTLQGKVILGIDPAIATIGYGAIKDDHVLDYGVITTPAKSSIYDRLKQIHDDVCELCSILKPDVVALEMPFFSREMTSANKVLRALGVIELALGECGLSDPIFLHQSQVKASVAKYGAQKSEIQQAVMMIFGLSEPPKPDDAADGLAIAFAAQSGARANVK; translated from the coding sequence ATGGCAATTCAAATGCTAACGTTACAAGGAAAAGTGATTTTAGGCATCGATCCTGCGATCGCAACGATCGGATATGGGGCAATCAAAGATGATCACGTTTTGGATTACGGGGTGATTACGACACCTGCAAAGTCTTCGATTTACGATCGACTCAAACAGATTCACGATGATGTCTGTGAACTGTGCTCAATCCTCAAACCGGATGTCGTCGCCCTAGAAATGCCTTTTTTCAGCCGTGAAATGACGAGCGCAAACAAAGTTCTCCGAGCATTAGGCGTGATCGAATTAGCTTTAGGCGAGTGTGGCTTGTCCGACCCAATCTTTCTGCATCAATCGCAAGTAAAAGCTTCAGTTGCAAAATATGGAGCGCAAAAGTCGGAGATTCAACAAGCAGTGATGATGATTTTTGGACTATCAGAGCCACCGAAACCAGATGATGCTGCGGATGGATTAGCGATCGCGTTTGCCGCTCAATCGGGTGCGCGAGCGAATGTGAAATAA
- a CDS encoding hypothetical protein (similar to AA sequence:cyanobase_aa:cce_0583) codes for MILIDSDILIDVLRNQQIAVERLLALSESETLAVGVVTQMELIVGCQNMSELRRVERLLSGFEIQDLTIDISRRAVDLLRTYRLSHGLLMADALIAATALVNQISFLTRNQRDYRFIDELELLPLL; via the coding sequence ATGATTCTGATCGATAGCGATATTTTGATTGATGTATTGCGGAATCAACAGATTGCAGTAGAGAGATTACTGGCGCTTTCAGAATCGGAGACTCTGGCTGTGGGTGTCGTGACGCAAATGGAATTAATTGTAGGATGTCAGAATATGTCCGAGCTTCGGCGCGTCGAGCGGCTGTTGAGTGGATTTGAAATTCAGGATTTAACGATCGACATTTCTCGAAGAGCGGTTGATTTATTGCGTACCTACCGCTTGAGTCATGGGCTACTCATGGCAGATGCGTTGATTGCTGCAACTGCATTAGTTAATCAGATTTCTTTTCTGACCAGAAACCAACGCGATTATCGTTTTATTGATGAATTAGAGCTATTGCCTTTGCTGTAG
- a CDS encoding hypothetical protein (similar to AA sequence:cyanobase_aa:cce_0582), translating into MSIEEMLVEKLNVLPPAKQQELLAFAESLVKEAQATQKATESEKSARLPLSELLKDTEVVGMWRDRPEMQDSTAWVRQLRQQQWRAENLYDSDR; encoded by the coding sequence ATGTCGATCGAAGAAATGCTAGTCGAGAAATTGAATGTTTTGCCGCCTGCGAAGCAGCAAGAACTCTTGGCATTTGCAGAGTCCTTAGTGAAGGAAGCACAGGCAACTCAAAAAGCGACTGAATCAGAAAAATCAGCGAGGTTGCCGCTATCGGAATTGTTAAAAGATACCGAAGTAGTAGGAATGTGGCGCGATCGTCCTGAGATGCAAGACAGCACCGCATGGGTCAGACAGTTACGGCAGCAGCAATGGAGAGCAGAGAACCTGTATGATTCTGATCGATAG
- a CDS encoding aminopeptidase (similar to AA sequence:cyanobase_aa:LBDG_51440) codes for MLLGFRKSRIWLGVTIAFLIATLTHSIFAADPLIADAQALVNLGPRVAGTPTAERASELLIDRYRKLGYQVEVQTFTYPKFFDGGSSLTVDGKTIGAWAMVRSIAGNPSGRLVAVPNFGQPEDFKAVDVRNQIAIVKRGGGLQFIQKIENAAAAGAIGILIVNNQPGNIRGMLMKPSPIPAAALPEDVGTSLLEQAQKTTVQATLTVKAQPDALGRNVIAHLPNVKQPKLIIGGHFDSVENSPGANDNASGTAVVLGIARSLVKSPEANQIWFMAFDGEEDGLKGSEAFVDRATPQFLAELKGMLNFDMVGVNDRLLLDGSGTMTAIAQSITGDVNSSRFGGSDHASFKSKNVSTLFFFRGVDPNYHSPNDKVVDPRLLKETQDAALKLIPKILASR; via the coding sequence ATGCTTCTTGGGTTTCGTAAATCGCGAATTTGGCTCGGAGTCACGATCGCTTTCTTGATCGCAACGTTAACGCATTCCATTTTTGCCGCTGATCCTCTAATCGCGGATGCTCAGGCTCTCGTCAATCTGGGTCCGAGAGTAGCAGGAACTCCGACAGCGGAACGAGCCAGCGAATTATTAATTGATCGATATCGCAAACTCGGTTATCAAGTCGAAGTTCAAACCTTTACTTATCCGAAATTTTTTGATGGTGGATCGAGTTTGACTGTCGATGGAAAGACGATCGGTGCTTGGGCAATGGTGCGATCGATTGCGGGAAATCCTTCTGGAAGATTAGTTGCAGTTCCGAATTTTGGTCAACCCGAAGATTTCAAAGCGGTTGATGTGAGAAATCAAATTGCGATCGTAAAACGCGGTGGCGGACTTCAATTTATTCAAAAGATCGAAAATGCAGCAGCAGCAGGCGCGATCGGAATTCTCATCGTGAATAATCAGCCTGGAAACATTCGCGGCATGTTGATGAAGCCTTCTCCGATTCCAGCCGCAGCACTCCCCGAAGACGTGGGAACATCCTTGCTCGAACAAGCACAGAAAACAACTGTTCAAGCAACCTTAACTGTGAAAGCACAACCGGATGCTTTAGGACGAAATGTAATTGCTCATTTACCGAATGTGAAACAGCCCAAATTGATCATTGGTGGGCACTTCGATTCGGTTGAAAACTCTCCAGGTGCAAATGATAATGCTTCGGGAACTGCGGTTGTCTTGGGAATTGCCCGATCGCTCGTTAAATCTCCAGAAGCAAATCAAATCTGGTTTATGGCATTTGATGGTGAGGAAGATGGCTTGAAAGGTTCGGAAGCATTTGTCGATCGAGCAACCCCTCAGTTTCTTGCTGAGCTAAAAGGAATGTTGAACTTCGATATGGTGGGAGTCAACGATCGACTTTTGCTCGATGGATCAGGAACAATGACTGCGATCGCACAATCAATTACGGGCGATGTAAACTCTAGTCGCTTTGGTGGGAGTGATCATGCGTCGTTCAAATCCAAAAATGTGTCTACCTTATTCTTCTTCCGAGGCGTAGATCCGAACTATCATTCACCAAACGATAAAGTTGTCGATCCTCGATTGTTGAAAGAGACACAAGATGCCGCACTGAAGCTCATTCCAAAGATTCTCGCTTCAAGATAG
- a CDS encoding high light inducible protein (similar to AA sequence:cyanobase_aa:LBDG_32420), which produces MQDTQKITTATTEDRNAWKFGFTPQAELWNGRFAMIGFVAALATEYLTGNGTLHFLGLM; this is translated from the coding sequence ATGCAAGATACACAAAAGATCACGACGGCTACAACTGAAGACCGCAATGCTTGGAAGTTTGGCTTCACTCCGCAAGCTGAACTGTGGAACGGTCGCTTTGCAATGATCGGATTTGTTGCTGCTTTGGCTACCGAATATTTGACGGGAAATGGAACGCTTCATTTCCTGGGTTTGATGTAA
- a CDS encoding biopterin transport-like protein BT1 (similar to AA sequence:cyanobase_aa:LBDG_32410), whose translation MPPAFGYSDMMKAIDYCKESSMIVSDTGFRKLKDSITEKIFFGHEPSPELIAILLVYFVQGILGLARLAVSFFLKDELHLTPAEVSALLGIVALPWMIKPLFGFISDGLPIFGYRRRPYLVLSGILGAIAWVLLATVVHSAWTATLAISLGSLSTAIADVIVDSLVVERARGESVSGAGSLQSLSWGASAVGGLITAYLSGWLLQHLDTRSIFWITATFPLIVSCVAWLIAESPVTEKANWSVVGDQLKQLKQAVTQKSIWLPTAFLFLWQATPSAESSFFYFTTNELGFEPEFLGRVRLVTSLASIAGIWVFQRFLKAVPFRAIFGWSTVISAILGLSMLLLVTHTNRTLGIDDRWFSLGDSLILTVMGQIAFMPVLVLAARLCPPGVEATLFALLMSVVNLSNLVSYEFGALLTHWLGVTDTNFDNLWILVLIANLSTLLPLPLLGWLPAADATSSSTEAHSALESDPAKPIGQSFMPNLVTVAGQEATGE comes from the coding sequence ATGCCCCCCGCTTTTGGATATAGCGATATGATGAAAGCGATTGATTATTGTAAAGAATCGTCAATGATTGTTTCTGATACTGGCTTTCGCAAACTCAAGGACTCGATCACCGAGAAGATTTTTTTCGGTCATGAGCCATCGCCTGAACTGATTGCGATTCTCCTCGTCTATTTTGTCCAGGGGATTCTCGGTTTGGCACGATTGGCAGTGAGTTTCTTCCTCAAAGATGAGCTACATCTCACTCCGGCTGAAGTGTCCGCACTGTTGGGGATTGTGGCGCTGCCATGGATGATCAAACCGCTGTTTGGATTTATTTCGGATGGATTGCCGATTTTTGGCTATCGTCGTCGTCCGTATCTCGTGTTGTCTGGGATTTTGGGCGCGATCGCTTGGGTACTTTTGGCAACGGTGGTTCATTCGGCTTGGACGGCAACGCTGGCGATTTCACTCGGATCACTCTCGACTGCGATCGCGGATGTGATCGTCGATTCGCTAGTGGTTGAACGGGCGCGTGGAGAATCGGTTAGCGGTGCGGGATCACTCCAATCTCTCAGTTGGGGCGCGTCTGCGGTGGGAGGCTTGATCACGGCTTATCTCAGTGGATGGCTACTTCAGCACCTTGATACGCGATCGATTTTCTGGATTACTGCCACGTTTCCGCTGATTGTGTCTTGTGTCGCTTGGCTGATTGCAGAATCGCCTGTGACCGAGAAAGCGAATTGGTCAGTGGTTGGGGATCAGTTGAAGCAGTTGAAGCAAGCGGTGACACAGAAATCGATTTGGTTGCCAACTGCCTTTTTATTCTTATGGCAGGCGACTCCGAGTGCAGAATCTTCGTTCTTTTACTTCACAACGAATGAATTGGGATTTGAGCCGGAGTTTTTAGGGCGGGTGCGACTGGTTACAAGTCTTGCCTCGATCGCTGGAATTTGGGTGTTTCAACGATTTCTGAAAGCTGTACCGTTCAGAGCAATTTTTGGTTGGTCTACAGTGATTTCAGCCATTTTAGGACTGTCGATGCTGTTGCTCGTGACGCATACGAACCGGACATTGGGAATTGACGATCGCTGGTTCAGTCTGGGCGATAGTTTGATCTTGACCGTGATGGGACAGATCGCATTTATGCCTGTGTTGGTTTTGGCAGCAAGACTCTGCCCACCAGGAGTGGAAGCGACTTTATTTGCCTTGTTAATGTCAGTAGTGAACTTGTCTAACTTGGTGTCGTATGAATTTGGAGCGCTGCTAACTCATTGGTTGGGCGTGACCGACACGAATTTCGATAATCTCTGGATCTTGGTGCTGATTGCGAATTTGAGTACGTTGTTACCGTTGCCGTTGTTGGGATGGTTGCCTGCGGCGGATGCGACCAGTTCGAGTACGGAGGCGCACTCGGCGTTGGAGAGTGATCCAGCGAAACCGATCGGACAATCATTTATGCCGAATTTGGTAACAGTTGCGGGGCAAGAGGCAACGGGTGAATAA
- a CDS encoding 9-cis-epoxycarotenoid dioxygenase (similar to AA sequence:cyanobase_aa:LBDG_32400), which yields MQGFQLFEHAATVPTRSYNTKEWQRGYRSLTQEYDYWIDELEGEIPAELNGTLFRNGPGLFEVNGERFQHPFDGDGMISAIAFQNGRAHFRNRFIKTEGYLAEQKAGKILYRGVFGTQKSGGWLANAFDVRIKNIANTQVIYWGGKLLALWEAAEPHQLDPKTLETLGLEYFDGKLGKGAPFAAHPWIDPSSKFDQGQPCLVNFSIKAGVSFTIAIYELDLNGKIIRQHDYPVPGFAFIHDFAITPNYCIFFQNPVKFNPLPFLFGQRSAGECIKFQPDQPTKVLIIPRDPANKAKPQILETPSGFVFHHANAFEQDGEIVIDSVAYTSLPSVEPGADYRETDFDALSPGQLWRFRMNLETGIVDRQLLEARCCEFPFVHPAKAGRPHRYIYLAAAHAESGNAPHQAILKVDAETGTHQIRSFAPSGYVSEPVFVPRGKASESGLYTELDGDEDDGWLIATVFNTERDRSDVVIVDAKDLNVVATLHLKHHIPYGLHGTFTPHYFE from the coding sequence ATGCAGGGATTTCAGCTTTTTGAACACGCAGCGACGGTTCCGACTCGATCGTATAACACCAAAGAATGGCAGCGAGGATATCGATCGCTGACTCAGGAATATGATTACTGGATTGATGAGCTTGAAGGTGAAATTCCGGCTGAGTTGAATGGGACATTGTTTCGGAATGGACCTGGGTTGTTTGAAGTGAACGGAGAGCGGTTTCAGCATCCGTTTGATGGCGATGGGATGATTAGCGCGATCGCATTTCAGAATGGACGTGCCCATTTTCGCAACCGTTTCATTAAAACCGAAGGCTATCTAGCAGAACAAAAAGCAGGAAAGATTCTCTATCGCGGTGTGTTCGGCACTCAGAAATCGGGTGGCTGGTTAGCAAATGCGTTTGATGTTCGGATTAAAAACATTGCGAACACACAGGTCATTTATTGGGGCGGGAAATTACTGGCACTCTGGGAAGCAGCAGAACCTCATCAGCTTGATCCCAAGACTTTAGAAACTTTGGGACTAGAATACTTTGATGGCAAGTTAGGAAAAGGCGCACCGTTCGCGGCACATCCGTGGATTGATCCTTCTAGCAAATTCGATCAGGGTCAGCCTTGTTTGGTGAACTTCTCGATCAAGGCGGGCGTGTCTTTTACGATCGCAATTTACGAACTCGATCTCAATGGCAAGATCATTCGCCAGCATGACTATCCCGTTCCTGGATTTGCGTTTATTCACGACTTTGCGATTACGCCGAACTACTGTATTTTCTTCCAGAATCCGGTCAAGTTCAATCCACTGCCGTTTTTATTCGGACAGCGATCGGCAGGTGAATGTATCAAGTTTCAACCGGATCAACCGACGAAAGTTCTGATTATTCCACGCGATCCTGCGAACAAAGCAAAACCTCAAATTCTCGAAACTCCTTCAGGTTTTGTATTCCATCATGCGAATGCGTTCGAGCAAGATGGCGAGATTGTGATCGATTCAGTGGCTTATACGAGCTTGCCTTCGGTTGAACCGGGAGCAGACTATCGAGAAACCGATTTTGATGCCCTTTCACCGGGTCAACTGTGGCGATTTCGGATGAACTTAGAAACGGGAATTGTCGATCGACAATTACTCGAAGCGCGTTGCTGTGAGTTTCCTTTCGTTCATCCAGCAAAAGCAGGCAGACCCCATCGATATATCTATCTTGCGGCGGCTCATGCGGAAAGCGGAAATGCTCCACACCAAGCGATTCTTAAAGTCGATGCCGAAACGGGAACACATCAGATTCGCAGCTTTGCACCGTCTGGATATGTCAGCGAACCGGTGTTTGTTCCCCGTGGAAAAGCTTCAGAATCGGGACTGTACACCGAACTGGATGGCGATGAAGATGACGGTTGGTTGATTGCAACTGTTTTTAATACAGAACGCGATCGATCAGATGTTGTGATCGTCGATGCAAAAGATTTGAACGTTGTTGCGACCCTTCATCTCAAGCATCACATTCCTTACGGTTTACACGGAACCTTCACGCCGCATTACTTTGAATAA
- a CDS encoding hypothetical protein (hypothetical protein N9414_04745;~similar to AA sequence:cyanobase_aa:LBDG_04490), translating into MAVDILILSNAPGELATWVKPTVRELRVQLGSEPRISVVLSPCPNASGQEAEIARSYPEVDRVQAAEHFFPFLLWGKTAENWDWHDRGIVIFLGGDQFFPVVIGKRLGYRTVIYAEWEARWHRWIDRFGVMRSQIIDRAPEAFKHKMTVVGDLMAEVQTQQSESSSEELIGLLPGSKPAKLTQGVPLTLAIAEQIKRDRPQTRFVIPVAPTLDLQNLAQYADPIQNSIVPLMGNVSAKLVEGDRPYLETENGLSIELWQSKNERVPVYELLSQCRLCLTTVGANTAELGSLAVPMIVLLPTQQLDAMRAWDGLPGLLVNLPGVGSSIAKLINSAMLKRLGLLAWPNIWAKEMIVPELIGNLKPEDVAKLAIDYLDHPEKLEQMRDRLRQVRGEPGAAKKLVSIVVEELKQT; encoded by the coding sequence ATGGCTGTTGATATTCTGATTCTGTCGAATGCTCCGGGTGAATTGGCGACTTGGGTAAAGCCTACTGTGCGGGAATTGAGGGTGCAACTGGGTTCAGAACCGCGAATTTCAGTTGTGCTTTCTCCGTGTCCGAATGCGAGTGGACAAGAAGCGGAAATTGCTCGAAGCTACCCCGAAGTCGATCGAGTTCAAGCGGCTGAGCATTTTTTTCCATTCTTACTCTGGGGAAAAACGGCAGAGAATTGGGATTGGCACGATCGAGGAATTGTGATCTTTCTTGGCGGCGATCAGTTCTTTCCAGTTGTGATCGGCAAACGATTGGGATATCGTACCGTCATCTATGCAGAATGGGAAGCGAGATGGCATCGATGGATCGATCGTTTTGGAGTCATGCGATCGCAGATTATCGATCGTGCTCCAGAAGCGTTTAAACATAAGATGACGGTTGTTGGGGATTTAATGGCGGAAGTACAAACCCAACAATCAGAAAGTTCATCCGAGGAATTGATCGGATTGTTACCGGGATCGAAGCCTGCGAAGTTAACTCAAGGCGTTCCGTTAACACTGGCGATCGCAGAACAGATAAAACGCGATCGTCCTCAAACTCGTTTCGTGATCCCGGTTGCGCCTACTTTAGATTTACAGAATTTAGCCCAGTATGCTGATCCGATACAGAACTCGATCGTGCCTTTGATGGGAAATGTTTCTGCCAAGTTAGTGGAAGGCGATCGACCTTATTTGGAAACAGAGAATGGACTCTCGATCGAGCTTTGGCAATCGAAAAATGAGCGAGTTCCAGTGTACGAATTACTGTCTCAATGTCGATTGTGTTTAACCACTGTTGGAGCAAACACCGCAGAACTCGGATCATTAGCAGTTCCAATGATTGTTCTATTACCCACTCAGCAACTCGATGCAATGCGAGCTTGGGACGGATTGCCAGGACTGTTGGTAAACCTGCCAGGAGTCGGATCTAGTATTGCAAAACTGATCAATTCAGCTATGTTGAAACGATTAGGATTATTGGCTTGGCCCAACATCTGGGCGAAAGAGATGATTGTTCCAGAACTGATTGGAAACTTAAAGCCAGAAGATGTTGCAAAATTAGCGATCGACTATC